Below is a window of Jatrophihabitans sp. DNA.
GGACGCTGCGTCCTGCTCCAGTCCCGCACCGCGGTGGGGATCGTGACCGCGAGCCGGTCCCAATCCACTTTGGAGTTGCCGGATCTCAGGTGCAGGTTCGGCGGGATCTGGCCGTGCCTCAACGACAACAGCACCTTGGTCAGACCCGCGATGCCCGCGGCCGGCTCCAGATGGCCGATGTTGCTCTTGACAGAGCCTACGACGACCGGTGAATGCGCCGGCCGGTCGCCGTAGACGGCATTGATGGAACGCAACTCGATCGGGTCGCCGAGTGCGGTGCCGGTGCCGTGTGCCTCCACGTAGTCGATGTCCGACGGAGCCAGGCCGGCGTCGAGCAGCGCAGAGCGCATCAACTGCTGCTGCGACTCGGGATTGGGCACCGTCATGCCGCTACTGCGGCCGTCGTGATTGACCGAGGTCCCGGCGATCACGCCGTGGATGACCCTGCGTTCGGCTATGGCGTCACTGAGCCGCTGCAGCGCGATGATGGCTCCGCCCTCACCACGGGCATAGCCGTCCGCCGAGTCGTCGAAGGTCTTGCACCGCCCGTCGGCGGCCAGGGCCCGGAACTTGCTCATGAGGATGAACCCGTACGGGTCGAGCATCAGGTTCACCCCGCCGACCAGGGCCAGATTGGTCTCACCCAGGCGCAGCGAGCGGACGGCCTGATGCAGCGCCACCAGTGAGGAGGAGCAGGCGGTGTCCATGACGCAGCTGGGTCCCTGCAGACCCAGGGTGTAGGAGATCCGGCCGGCGATGAAGCTGGGCTCCCCGATCAGCTGGTAGGCGTCGACATCACGTGGGTCACCCAGACGCTGGCGCATCCGCACGTAGTCGGTGGTGCTGACGCCGATGAACACCCCGGTGGGGCTGTCGGTCAGTTGGTCCGGCGCGATCGCGGCGTCCTCGAGCGCTTCCCAGCACAGCTCCAGCGCCATCCGTTGCTGAGGATCCATGCCGATGGCTTCGCGTGGCGAGATGCCGAACACCGCGGGGTCGAATCCGTCGACCTGCTCGAGGAATCCGCCTCGCAGGACGTAGGCGGTGCCAGGGTGCTCGGGATCGGGATGAAGGTAACCGGTGGTGTCGGCGCGGTCGGTCGGGAACTCCGTGGTCGCGTCGACTCCGTCGCGCAGCAGTGGCCACCACGCCTCAGGGCTGCTCGCGCCACCGGGCATGCGCAGCGCTCGGCCGACGATCGCGATCGGCTCGGTGACGCGAGCTGGCTTGGCCTGGCGCGCGGTCACCAGCTGCTCCTGCAGCATGTTGATAGTGCGCAGCGCCTCGATCAGCTGGGCCCTGCCTGCTGAGGTGGGGGGATTGTCCATCATTACCATGGGGAAGTCTCCTGAAGCAGATTGCGAGCCGAGGCTGTGGCCTGTGAAAGCAGCGCCAGCAGCTCATCGTCGGTGGCCTCGTCAGCGGTGGTGTCCTCAGCGGCGCCAGCGTCGACGGCTGGCTGGCCAGGCCAGCCGAACGCAGCCGGCTTGGCGTCGCTGGCCGTCTCAAGGGCGGGCCCGTCTGGATCGGATTCCAGTAGCGCGGTCAGGTGCCTGGCCACCTTGCGAGGGGTCGGCAGCTCGAAGGTGAGGGTGACCGGCAGTTCGGTGTCGGTGTCGTTCTCCAGCCGGGTCTTCAGCGACACCGCCATGATCGAGTCCATCCCGAGGTCGAAGAACCCGTTGTCGGGGTCGACCTCTCGGGCGTTGAGCCCCAACACCGCGGCGGTTGCCGTGAGCACAAGGTCCAGCAACCGATCCGAACGTCGGGCCGGGTCCAGCGCACGCAGCTCCTTGAGCACGGCGCTTTGCCTGTCCTCGCCGGCGACGGCGGTGTCCAGCTCGTTCAGCAGCGCTCGCGGAGCTAGCCGCTGGCAGACGCTGACGTAGCGTTCGACATCGACCACGCCCGCGCTTAGCTCGGTCCCGGCCGGCGCCGACACCGCAAAGTCCAGCACGTCCAGAACCTGCTGCGGACTGAGCTGCCCGATGCCGCTGTCGGCTTGAAGCACCGAGGCGCCAGCAGCAGCGTGCGGGTGCTCGCGTGGCAGCAGGGACAGCACCCGCGCGGCGTGGCGCAGTGCCGGGTGCTGCCACAGCACGGCGCGCTCGCGGGCTCGGCGTGCGCCGGACTCCGCTGCCCCGAGCGCTCCCCAGTCACCGGCGGCGTCGGTGAGCAACAGCACCAGAGCAGGCACGCCGGCGGGTGTGCCGCCTGAGTTCGCTGCCGCTGCGACGGCCGGCGCATCGAGGCCGAGCCGGCCGATCGCGGCGGCCAGCAACTCCCCCGCGGCATGGTCATCGTGCTCGGTGGGCTCGCAGTCGCGCACCATGACCGGCGGGTCCTGGTGCTCGGCGCAGTACACCAGGCCACCCAACGTGCCGGCGGCTGCCGACTCGCCAAGCCGGTCCAGCCAGCTGCCCTCGTCGGCGAACTGCTCGACGGCCAGGGTGCTGTCGGCCAGCTCGCCGGTGGTCGCCGACTCGTCCAGATGCACCAGCGCGCCAGCGGCGCCCTTGTCAGCCAACCAGCGCAGGACCGGTCGCACCGTTGACATGTCCGGGCCGTGCACGGCGAAGCGCAGGTCGGGGTCGAAGTCCTGCCGCTTCGGGTCGGGAGCGTCGAGTTGGCGGCGAATGCGGCGGACGTGGCAGCGAGCGCCGTCCAGGTGCAACTGGTCGCCGGCCTGCTCGCTGAGCAGGGCAGTGGCCACCGTCGCCGCGTCGGCTGTCGCGATGGGCTCGGCCAGGTCGATCAACCGGCCCCAGCGTCGGGAGAGCTCGGTGGCCAGCACCGCTCCGACTGCCCACGCCGCGGCCTGTTCCGGGCGTGGCGCGGTCTCCGGGTCGATCGGGTGCGCTGCCCGAGTAAGCAGGTGCGCCGTGCCGAGCGAGCCGGGAAAGCGCTGCACTGCCTGACCGAAACGGATCGTCAGCAGTTCTGCGTCGGCGCGCTCGGCGACCATCAGCACCGCGTTGACGGCGCCTTCGGCGGCCGCGGCGGCCAGCGCCGAGGTCCAGTGCGCCGGATCAGGATCAGGTATGCCGGCGAGCTGGACTTGCTGGCCGCGAGATTCCAGCTGAGCAGCCAAGCCTTGGGCCAGCGGCGCCTGCGGGTCGGCGAAGATCAGCCAGCGGCCGCCGGCCGCGCGTGTCGATGCCGCGAGCTCGACCGGTCGCCACTCGTGGCTGAACAGCAATCGCCGCACCGGGTCCAGCCGGTCATCCAGCCGGTCATCCAGCCGGTCCGACCCGGCGACGCCTGCCTCCTGACCGTCCTCGCCCGGCGTGCCCGTCGAAACCACCGACGGCGCGACCTGGTCCACGGCGCTGGAGGTGAACCAGAAGTCGCGCCGTTGCCACGGATAGGCTGGCAGCCAGATCCGGCGGCCGGTCTCGGCTATGGCCCCGCGCCAGCTGGTCGGGTATCCGGCTATGAAGCTGTGCGCCTGCAACCACAGCCAGCCAGCTGTCGCGACGCAGGACGGCACGACATCGATGACCACGCTGCCGTCCCGATCCTCGCCCGGCGCCGCCTGCTCGGCTTGGAGATCCTCAGCCTGGCTGGCGTGCAGTGCTCGCTCGACAGCGACGCCGAGGGAGATCTCACCCCGCGCCCAGGCCGCGGCCTGCGCGCCCACTCCCTCTCCGATCGCGAAGGACTGTCGCAGGCCAAGCCGCCGCCAGATCGACAACCAGCCGACCTGAGCGCGCAACGTCGCCACTCGTCGCCGCTGGGTGCTGGACAGGTTCGAGAGCAGCTTGCGGGTGAGGCTGTCGATCTCGGCGGCCGCCTCGTTGCCGGCCAGCCGCAGTTCGTCAGGCAGGTACGCCCAACCCGCTTGCAAGTAGGCCTCGGCGCCGAACTGGTAGCAGATGCCGGACGGTTCGGTGACAGCCCGGCCACCTAGGACGACATCGGGGTTCGGACGGTCAGCGGCGATGTCCAGCAGGGCCTGCCGGGCGCCTGCCGAGTTCTCGGCCAGGACCACGGCCCGGTGGCGGTAAGTGCTGCGACGCCGCGCCAGCGTGTAGGCCAGATCCTCCAGGGAGGCGCCCTCCGCGAGCACCGTGACGAGCTGCGCGGCGTGTTGCCGCAGCGCGGCCGGACTGTCGGCAGACAGCACCAGGACGGCCTCGGAGTCAGCGCTGGTGGGCAGGCCGGTCACCGCTGATGGGACCGGTGACTGGCCGAGGACGACGTGGGCGTTGCTGCCGGTGAAGCCGAACGCGCTGATTCCGGCGAACCGTTCTTGCCGACGGGGCCAGGCGGTGCCCCGGTCGGCGAGCCGGATCCCCAGCTCCTGCCAGGGAACCCTGCTGGTGCGCGCGCCGGTGAGCTGGTGCGGTGGGATCTCCTCGCGGTGGATCGAGAGCGCCGCCTTGATCAGGCCGACCAGGCCGGCCGCCGCCTCCAGATGGCCGATCAGCGACTTCACCGATCCCACGTAGACCGCGCTGGCAGGATCTCCACGCAGCGCCTTGCTCAGCGCCTGCAGTTCGATGGGGTCACCGAGCGGGGTGCCCGTGCCGTGCGCTTCGACGTATCCGACGTCAGAAGGACGCACCCGGGCCGAGGCGAGCGCGGCGGTCACCACCGCGGTCTGGGCCGCCGCGTTGGGCACCGTGAAGCCGCCGCTGGCCCCGTCGGAGTTCAGGGCGCTGCCCAGCACGGTGGCATAGATCTGATCGCCGTCGGCGAGCGCTTGGTCCAGTCGCTTCAGAACGATGACACCAGCGCCTTCGCCCCGGCCGTAGCCGTCGGCGGCTTCGGAGAAGGTCTTGCAGTGCCCGTCGGCGGCAAGCGCCCCGCCGCGCGCCATGGAGATGGAGACCGTCGGGCCGCTGATGACGTTCACGCCTCCGACGACCGCGGCGTCGCAGTCGCCGGAGCGCAACGCCTGACTGGCCAGGTGAACGGCCGTCAGCGACGACGAGCACGCGGTGTCCACGCTCAGGCACGGGCCTCCCAGGTTGAGCGCGTAGGCAAGCCGTCCGGGTGTGCCGGCGAAGCTGTTGCCGGTGCCGAAGTAGACGTCCACGTCGGACTGCGCGCGGGTCAGCCGCTGCTGGTAGTCGGTGGTGTTCATCCCGACGTACACACCGGTCCTGGCGGTGATCTCAGCGCCGACCACGATGCCCGCGTCGGCCAGCGCCTCTGATGCCACCTCGAGGAACAGCCGCTGCTGCGGATCGATCCGCTCCGCCTCCATCGGGGAGATCTTGAAGTAGCCGGCGTCGAATCCCTCGACATTATCGAGGTAACCGCCTCTGCTGGGCACCTCGGCTGCCACCGTGCTCCAGCCATCACGCTCGCGGCGATGGGCTGGGATCTCTCGCACCTGCACAGCGCCGTCACAGACAAGCTGCCAGAACTCCTCGATGGTGCTGGCCCCTGGCACCCGGCACGCCATCCCCACGATCGCCAGCGATCCAGGGTGCTCGACCCGGGGCAGGACGGTCGAAGCCGAATCGGCGACCGGCGCCGGCGCGGCGGGCTGTTCCACACGAGCCGGCGCCGCGGCTGGGAGCGAAGCCGCGACACCGGCGGCACGTGCGGTGTGAGCGCTGTCGGCGCGGGCGCTTGGCGCGCTGCCGGCATGGGCGCTGTCAGCGGGAGTGCTGCTGGCGGCGGCATCCGACGCGCCGGCGGTGCTCAGGCCCGCGAAGTGGTTGATGAGGTCCTCAACCCGCGGGCAGAGGTACACCAGCGTTGGATCCTTGGGCGTGCCGAAGGTGGAGGACAGCAGGGTCGCCAACTCGACTGCCGTGATAGAGGTGAGGCCCTGGTCCAGCAGCGGCCGCTGAGCCGGCACCGGCTTGGAGTCGCTCAGGCCGAGCACCTGTCGAACCGCCGCATGCACCCCCTCTCGAATGCCGGCGAGGTCGGCCGCGGGCGCCGTCGCGACGCTCATCACCGCGGAGTCGCTGGTCGCCGGCTGACCGGCCGCGGGCGCCGTCGCGGCGACCCGAGGCTGGGGTGGCGCAGCGCGCTTGATCTCGGCCACCGGCGCCGGGGTCACCGCCGAAGGGCCGCCGGAGCTGCCCTGCTCGCCGGGCTCGACGCCGGCCAACCAGTGCGCGTCACCGGACCAGCTCCACGGCTGAGGCCTGGCGCCGCCGGTCGCGGCCGGCGTGGTGATCGGAGGCTGGCTGATCACGACGTGCACGTTGGTTCCGCTGAGCCCGAAAGCGCTCACCCCGGCACGGCGGGGCCGGTCATCGGCGGTTGCCAGCCGGGTCGCCTCGGTGGCTATCCGAAGCCCGCCACCTGCCCAGTTGAAGTGCGGAGTGAGCTCGTCCAAAGGCGGCTGCGGCGGCACCAGGCCGTCTTTCACCACCGTGATCGCCTTGAGCAGGCCGAGGATTCCGGCGGCGGAGTCCAGATGACCGAAGACGGCCTTGTGCGAGCCCACCAGCAGTGGGTCGGCCGCCGAGGCCCTGCGACCGAAAACCTCGTCCAGGGCGGCCAGTTCAATGGGGTCCCCGAGCGGTGTGCCGGTGGCGTGCGCCTCGAGGTACCCGATCTCCTCCGGCTCGACCCCGGCGGCACGCAACGCCTGCCGGACCAGCCGAGCCTGAGCGGCCGCGTTCGGAACGGTCAGACCGGCGCTGTGGCCGTCGTGGTTCACAGCGCTGCCGTTGATGACGGCCACGATGTCATCGCCGTCGCGCTCGGCGTCAGCGAGCCGCTTGAGCAGCACCAGCGCGCAACCCTCGCCTCGCACCACTCCATCGGCACTGGCGCTGAACGGGGCGGAGCGGCCGGTGGGTGACACCGCGCCGACCTGAGACATGAACACGGTGAGTTCCGGCGTCACCAGCAGGTTGACACCACCGGCCAGGGCAGCGTCGCACTCGCCGGCGCGCAGGCTCTGGCAGGCCAGGTGCACCGCGAGCAATGAGGACGAGCAAGCCGTCGTGACGGTCATGACCGGGCCGTGCAGGTCGAAGCTGTAGGCGATCCGACCGGCGCCGAAGCTGAACTCCTTGCCGGTGGCGTAAAAAGGGTCGATGCCCGTGACGCCACGGGTCTTGCTGTGCAGGACGAGGTAGTCGCTGGCCAGCACCCCGGCGAACACGCCGGTGGAACTCCCGGCCCAGTGCTCCTGGGAGTGACCCGTCCCGGCCAGGGTCTCCCAGGCGACCTCCAGGAGCACCCGCTGCTGCGGATCCATCTCCCGTGCTTCCCTGGGTGAGATGCCGAAGAAGTCGGTGTCGAACCGCTGGATGTCGGAGAGAAAAGCCCCGACATGGCTACGGGTGGTCCCCTGCCGCCGCATCGTCTCGTCGTAGAACTGCGAGCCCCACCGATCTGCCGGAACCTCTTGCAGAACGGACTCCCCCTGGTGCAGCACCCGGCTCAGCCCGGCCAGGTCCCGGATACCTCCGGGTAGCCGGCAGCCCACACTCACGACAGCCACTGGCTCAGCGATGCTGGCTCCAGGGGTTGTCGATGCATTTGGCTCTGAACGCATGGAAATCCTTCCGGGGGGACTGGGAGGGTGTGAGGCCGCTGACTACGTGGAGCGAAGTCGGGTTCATCACACTATGACTTCCTCACCTGCTGAACTCTACGGTAGTTGAGTTTCCTGTCAACCCAAATACGCTGGATTGGGCAGATGGCAGGAAAGGCGCCAAGCTGACGCGGTTTGGCAAACCCCTTTGAGCGGCGGCACATCCGCCACCGCCATGGCCACGGAAGGTTGTCCAGATGACGGCTACGCCGCTGCGGATGGTGTGCTTTCCCCATGCCGGCGCCGGCATGATGACCTACTACCCGTGGCGCTCGGCGCTAGCCGGACGGATCGAGGTTCGCGTGGTCGAGTCGCCCGGCAGAGTGGGCCGACCCGATGACCCGCCGGCCGGCACGGTCGCCGAGCTGCTGTCCATCGTCGAGCAGCGCGCTCAGCCACTGCTACATCCGCCGTACGTGCTGTACGGGCACAGCCTGGGCGCCCTGCTCGCCTTCGAGACCGCTCGCCGGCTCAGCGCCCAGGGACGGGCGCCGGCCTTGCTGGTGGTGTCCGGGCGCAACGCGCCGACCGTCCCGGCAGCGATTGCCGAGATTCACAAACTGCCTGACGAGCAGTTCCTGCAAGCGGTTGATCAGCTGGACAGCTCCATGCCTGGCTTACGCAGCCAGCCCGAGCTGGCCCAGCTGTTTCTTCCCACACTGCGCTCTGATCTCACACTGGCCGAGACCTATGACTACCACGACGGCCCACCGCTGAGCTGCCCGATTCTCTCGATTCAGGGTGAGGATGACCCGGTGGTCAGCAGGCCAGGCGTCGCGGCCTGGGCCGCTCACACCACCGGCCGCTGCACCTTTCGATGGATGCCCGGCGAGCACCTGTTTCACCTCGCCGGCGGCGCGGGCTTTCTCACCCAGCTGTCCGAGCTTATGCGCGAGGCGCTTTCTTCACCGGCTTGATGACGTTGCTCGGCGCGGCCTGGATGTCAGAGACCGGCCGCTCCACCTTCGTGGGCCGGGTGAGCGGCACCGGCACGGCCAGCGGTTCGGTGAGATAACGCTGGATCGTCGGGCTCAGCAGTTCCACGATGCGCTCGGCGGGCAGGTGGGCGATCGGGCCGTAGGCCAGGACGTAGCGCAGGAAAGCGACGCCCACCAACTGCGCGCCGATGAGGGTGGCGCGCAGTTCGGCGTCTTCGCCTTTCAGCGCCTGCCCGATGCGGCCCAGAAGCTGCTGGGTCAAGAAGGTCCGCAGCAGCTGGGCCGCGTCCTCGTTCGACACCGCCGATCGCAGCACGGCGAGCAACTGCTGGTCGGTGGTCGGCTCTTCCCACTTGCTGAGGAAGGTCCGCACCAACCGCTCCCCCATGCCTTCGACGTCGGCCTGCAACACCGGCGGCAGCATCTCGTCGGGAGAGAAGGTGTCTTCGATGGCGGCGGCGAACACGCCCTCCTTCGACGCGAAGAAGTGGTGGATCAACGCTCCGTCCACGCCTGCTTCAAGAGCGATCGCGCGGATCGTCGCCCCGGCGTAACCCCGTTCGGCGAACAGCTTGCGAGCAGCTTCGAGGATGTCATCGCGGGTGCCGCTGCCACCGGGCCGCCGCCCGGTGCGGTTGGAGCGCTGAGAACCTCCCGCGGCGGAGCCCGATGGCGCGACCATGGCGATGACCCTTCCTCGAAGCAGATGTGCCGTCACGGACTAGCCGGGCGCCGTTCTGTCACTCGCTTCCGCAGGAAGCTCATGCTCCGACCGGATGTCTGCAAGTGATGAATATACAACAGGTGGCCCGCGCCTAGAAGGATGCGGCCGCCGTAGGCGACCTGAGCTCACCGAGGTAGCGGTGCCACAGATGATCGGGGTCGTTCTCCACGGCGCTGACGACCTCGCGCATCGCTATCAGGGCAGCGGGCTCTTGGTCGTCGTAGACGTCACCCTGCAGCATCTTCAGGACATCGAGCCGGTAGCGGGGGTCTTGGACGAAGGCAGTGAACAACACATTCAAGCGGTAGTAGATCGAGATGAACTCATACCACGAGCTGACCGCCCGGCGCAGCGTCGACTCGAACCGGTGGAACCGCTCGTGACTGTAGTCCCCGGCCTTGAAGGCGTCGATGATGTCGCGGCTGGCCAGTCGGGCGCTGTTCAACGCCACGCTGACGCCGCTGGAGAAGATGGGGTCGACGAACCGGGCCGCGTCACCGATCAGGACGAACGAGTCTCCGGCCACCTGGGTCATCGAGTAGCTGTAGTCGCCCTCGGTCTTGAACGGCTTGACCCGCTCCGAGCTTTTCAGGGCGTCGAGCAGGTCCGGCCGGCTCGCGACACAGTCCCAGAAGAAACCTTCCCGGTCGTCCTTCCAGTCCTGAAAGCGGGATTTCTGGGTCACTACCCCGATGCTGGTGATCTCGTCGGTGATGGGTATCTGCCACACCCACGTGTCGGTCAGCGGCAGGAAGTGGATGAAGATGTAATCGGTCTGGCCCTCCTGGGTGGCCAACGCCTTACGGTCCAAGCCCTTGAACCAGGTGTGCACGGCGTACTGGTTGAAGATCGGGTCAGAGACCTTGTACTTCAACTGATTGCCCAGCATCGTCTGGCGGCCGGAGGCGTCGACGACCATCCGGGTGCGCACGTCGCGAGCGCCGTCGCTGTTGCGCGTGTGCAGCACAGTGCTGTTGGGCGCGTCGAAGTCGACGCCGAGCACCCTGGTCTGCTCGAAGACCTCGGCGCCCAGGCTGCGGGCGTGGTCGAGCAGGATCTTGTCGAAGATGCCGCGGTCTACGTGGAAGGTGTAATCCCGATCCACACCCTGCTGGTCCCGCTCGCTGAAGAGCACCTCGGCCGCTCGAAAGTCGTGGGTCAGGTTCTCGAAACCGTTGTGGGAGATGTTGCGGCTCTCGGCAGAGGTCCACGCCGCGCCGTACTTCTTCGGAAAGCCCGCGGCGTCGACCTTGGGCATAACCCCGGTCTCGATCAGCACCGGCGTGGTGGCCGGCACCAGCGACTCTCCGACATGCTCACGCGGGAACTGCGCGCTCTCGAACACCGCGACCGAGAGGCCCGCCTGCCGAAGGTAGGCAGCCGTCGTGGATCCGGCCGGCCCCCCGCCGATGATACCGATGTCATAGTCATATTCGAGTTCTGTCATGAGACACGCTCCGTTCGAAGGTAGGGGGCTCAACTGGCCTGGGTGGCGGGCAGCAGGTTTCGCACCATCGAGCTGATGCTCTCCAGGTCGCGGAAGTTGCTCGCCGTGATGGACATCGGCGGCACCGCGACACCGAAAGCGTCACGGATGAAAGTGAGCAGAATCGCCGTGTTCATCGAGGTGAGAATCCCCCACTGCAGCAGCGGACTGGTGGCGGTGAGGGTCTGATCCTCACTGTCGTCGAGAAAGCGCTGGCGCACGAAGTGCTCGATACGCTCGGACACGTCGTCATTCAGCGGTTCGGTCATGCTGGTCTCCTTGATTTCGATGATCACGGGGGGTGAGAGGGGGTCAGGACTCGTGCTGCAACCAGGTGCCGTATGCCCTGCGCCAGTAGAGCAACGGGTGCATCGAGTCAAGGTCGGTGCCGCACGCCTGGACCGTGCCGACCAGGATGGCGTGGCTGCCCGCGGTGATGTCGGCGGTCAACTCGCAGTCGATGAAGGCATGAGCTGAGCCGTCGAGCACCGGCAATCCCGAGTTGGGCGCCGGGCGCCAGCTGACGTCACCGAACTTCTCCGCCGCCGAGGAGGCGAACTGGTCGGACAGACCGGCCGAGGTCGAGCTCAGGACGTTGATGACGAAGGCGCCGCTGTGCCGGATGGCGGCGAGGCTGCCGTTGCGTTGATTGATGCACACCAGCACCTGCGGCGGGTCGGCGGAGACACTGCACACCGCGCTGCAGGTCAACCCGCGCGGTGCGCCTTCTGGGTCGATAGCCGTGACCACCGACACCGCGGTGGGCAGGCTGGCCATCACGTCCCGGAAGTCGGCGCCGTCGACCCGTCCGTGAACGCTGGGCACCTCGGTGCGAAACACCTGGCGCAGCTTGCTGGCCAGAGCGGCCACGGGGCCTTCGGCCTCGCCGGCGGGCTCGTCGGAGCTCTCGATCTCGATCTTGAGTTTTGCGGTCACGATCGTTCCTTTCCTGTCACCTCGGCCAATGCCGGCTCCGGGTGGCTGAGCAGTCGTTGCCTGGCGGCGGCATCACGCCGGTTCTGATGCCGTTGGAGGTGCATGTCCAGCAGTGCGCGGCGTTCGATCTTGCCGTTGTCAGAACGTGGCAATGCCTGCACTCGGTGCACCACGTCGACATTCATCGACGTCGGCAGCAATGAGGCCAGGTGAGCCTTGATGCTCACCAGGCCGGGGTTGGCGTCGGTGACCGGAACGACGAAGGCCACGAGCGTGGCTGCCAATCCTTCTCCAGCGACGACGACGGCCGACCGTTCGACGCCCGGATGAGCGTCCAGCGCCGATTCGATGTCACCGAGTTCGATCCGGTGGCCACGCACCTTGACCATGTGGTCGCGCCGCCCGACATAATCCAGTGCCCCGTCAGCGCACAGGACGGCCCGGTCGCCGGTACGGTAGTCGCGCGGCGCCGGTGGCTGCCCCCAGTACCCGAGCATGACCGTCGGCCCGCTGACCACGACCTCGCCCTCGCCGCCCGGCTGAGCTGGTTTGCCGTTGTCATCGAGCAGTTCGACCGTGTCGCCGCTACAGCTGCGACCGATCGGAACCGGCCGGTCGCGTAGGAGATCTGCCGGTCGAACCTCGTGGAAGGTGCAGACGTTGGTCTCGGTCGGGCCGTAGAGATTGAGCAGTCTCGCCGAACTCCAGGAGGCGAGCTCCCGCACGAACGTGATCGGAAACGGCTCACCCGCGAAGAGCACCGCCCGAAGCTGGGCGGGCGCCGGCTGCTGGAGCAGGCTGCCCTCGGTCATCATCAGGATGAGCGCTGAGGGAACCGAGTACCACACGCTGATCTGGCTCTCGTTCAGGAACCGGACCAGTTCAGTGGGCGCGTAGGCAAGCGCCTTCGGTATCAGGTGCACGGACGCGCCGGCTGCGAAGGCGCCGTACAGGTCGAGGACGGACAGGTCGAACCCGAACGGCGCGTGATTGGAGAACCGGTCCTCCGGTGTCGCTCCCAGTTCCTGAACTGCCCAGTCCACAAAGCTCATCGCGTTGCGGTGGCTGACGCAGACCCCCTTGGGCGTTCCTGTCGAGCCTGAGGTGTAAAGGATGTAGGCAAGATCGTGAGGATCGGAGAGCGCGTCGACCGGCTCGCACGGCCGCGCGTCGCTGTCTGACACCAGCGGCACCACAGTGGCGCCCACCATGCGGGCGGCCTCAGCCAGCTCGGAGGCGGGTTCGGCGTCACACAGCACCACACGCGGCGCGCAGTCTGCCACGATGGTCGCGGCCCGCAGCACGGGAGTGCTCGAGTCCACCGGCACGTAGGCCGCGCCGGTCCGCAGCACGGCCTGCATCGCCACGACGGTGTCCGGTGACTTGTCGGAGTACAGCACCACCCGGTCGCCCGGCCGCAGACCGGCCGCGATCAACCGGGTGGCCAGCCCGTTGGCCCGGCCATCCAGCTGGCCGTAGCTCAGCTGGCTGCCGCCCGATGCGACGGCCAGGCTGTCGGGTCGGCGCTGGGCGGAGTCGATGACG
It encodes the following:
- a CDS encoding alpha/beta fold hydrolase, translating into MTATPLRMVCFPHAGAGMMTYYPWRSALAGRIEVRVVESPGRVGRPDDPPAGTVAELLSIVEQRAQPLLHPPYVLYGHSLGALLAFETARRLSAQGRAPALLVVSGRNAPTVPAAIAEIHKLPDEQFLQAVDQLDSSMPGLRSQPELAQLFLPTLRSDLTLAETYDYHDGPPLSCPILSIQGEDDPVVSRPGVAAWAAHTTGRCTFRWMPGEHLFHLAGGAGFLTQLSELMREALSSPA
- a CDS encoding TetR family transcriptional regulator translates to MVAPSGSAAGGSQRSNRTGRRPGGSGTRDDILEAARKLFAERGYAGATIRAIALEAGVDGALIHHFFASKEGVFAAAIEDTFSPDEMLPPVLQADVEGMGERLVRTFLSKWEEPTTDQQLLAVLRSAVSNEDAAQLLRTFLTQQLLGRIGQALKGEDAELRATLIGAQLVGVAFLRYVLAYGPIAHLPAERIVELLSPTIQRYLTEPLAVPVPLTRPTKVERPVSDIQAAPSNVIKPVKKAPRA
- a CDS encoding beta-ketoacyl synthase N-terminal-like domain-containing protein, whose translation is MAVVSVGCRLPGGIRDLAGLSRVLHQGESVLQEVPADRWGSQFYDETMRRQGTTRSHVGAFLSDIQRFDTDFFGISPREAREMDPQQRVLLEVAWETLAGTGHSQEHWAGSSTGVFAGVLASDYLVLHSKTRGVTGIDPFYATGKEFSFGAGRIAYSFDLHGPVMTVTTACSSSLLAVHLACQSLRAGECDAALAGGVNLLVTPELTVFMSQVGAVSPTGRSAPFSASADGVVRGEGCALVLLKRLADAERDGDDIVAVINGSAVNHDGHSAGLTVPNAAAQARLVRQALRAAGVEPEEIGYLEAHATGTPLGDPIELAALDEVFGRRASAADPLLVGSHKAVFGHLDSAAGILGLLKAITVVKDGLVPPQPPLDELTPHFNWAGGGLRIATEATRLATADDRPRRAGVSAFGLSGTNVHVVISQPPITTPAATGGARPQPWSWSGDAHWLAGVEPGEQGSSGGPSAVTPAPVAEIKRAAPPQPRVAATAPAAGQPATSDSAVMSVATAPAADLAGIREGVHAAVRQVLGLSDSKPVPAQRPLLDQGLTSITAVELATLLSSTFGTPKDPTLVYLCPRVEDLINHFAGLSTAGASDAAASSTPADSAHAGSAPSARADSAHTARAAGVAASLPAAAPARVEQPAAPAPVADSASTVLPRVEHPGSLAIVGMACRVPGASTIEEFWQLVCDGAVQVREIPAHRRERDGWSTVAAEVPSRGGYLDNVEGFDAGYFKISPMEAERIDPQQRLFLEVASEALADAGIVVGAEITARTGVYVGMNTTDYQQRLTRAQSDVDVYFGTGNSFAGTPGRLAYALNLGGPCLSVDTACSSSLTAVHLASQALRSGDCDAAVVGGVNVISGPTVSISMARGGALAADGHCKTFSEAADGYGRGEGAGVIVLKRLDQALADGDQIYATVLGSALNSDGASGGFTVPNAAAQTAVVTAALASARVRPSDVGYVEAHGTGTPLGDPIELQALSKALRGDPASAVYVGSVKSLIGHLEAAAGLVGLIKAALSIHREEIPPHQLTGARTSRVPWQELGIRLADRGTAWPRRQERFAGISAFGFTGSNAHVVLGQSPVPSAVTGLPTSADSEAVLVLSADSPAALRQHAAQLVTVLAEGASLEDLAYTLARRRSTYRHRAVVLAENSAGARQALLDIAADRPNPDVVLGGRAVTEPSGICYQFGAEAYLQAGWAYLPDELRLAGNEAAAEIDSLTRKLLSNLSSTQRRRVATLRAQVGWLSIWRRLGLRQSFAIGEGVGAQAAAWARGEISLGVAVERALHASQAEDLQAEQAAPGEDRDGSVVIDVVPSCVATAGWLWLQAHSFIAGYPTSWRGAIAETGRRIWLPAYPWQRRDFWFTSSAVDQVAPSVVSTGTPGEDGQEAGVAGSDRLDDRLDDRLDPVRRLLFSHEWRPVELAASTRAAGGRWLIFADPQAPLAQGLAAQLESRGQQVQLAGIPDPDPAHWTSALAAAAAEGAVNAVLMVAERADAELLTIRFGQAVQRFPGSLGTAHLLTRAAHPIDPETAPRPEQAAAWAVGAVLATELSRRWGRLIDLAEPIATADAATVATALLSEQAGDQLHLDGARCHVRRIRRQLDAPDPKRQDFDPDLRFAVHGPDMSTVRPVLRWLADKGAAGALVHLDESATTGELADSTLAVEQFADEGSWLDRLGESAAAGTLGGLVYCAEHQDPPVMVRDCEPTEHDDHAAGELLAAAIGRLGLDAPAVAAAANSGGTPAGVPALVLLLTDAAGDWGALGAAESGARRARERAVLWQHPALRHAARVLSLLPREHPHAAAGASVLQADSGIGQLSPQQVLDVLDFAVSAPAGTELSAGVVDVERYVSVCQRLAPRALLNELDTAVAGEDRQSAVLKELRALDPARRSDRLLDLVLTATAAVLGLNAREVDPDNGFFDLGMDSIMAVSLKTRLENDTDTELPVTLTFELPTPRKVARHLTALLESDPDGPALETASDAKPAAFGWPGQPAVDAGAAEDTTADEATDDELLALLSQATASARNLLQETSPW